One window from the genome of Myxococcales bacterium encodes:
- a CDS encoding histidine phosphatase family protein: MRIFLVRHGETTWNAEGRYQGRTDTHLAPAGIEQVAALGARLADVDFAYAVASPLRRAQDTAQAILRANRGAVVPTLHTDADLIEISHGAWEGKLATDVSRDDAAMFAAWRGRPPATMAAGPGGESLAHVGVRAAAAVQRACAAASGENILIVAHDAVNRVILCDALGLSYEHVWSFDQAPATLNTLRGARAGELIVVRLNDASHVCPIDGDRVHGAL; the protein is encoded by the coding sequence ATGCGGATTTTTTTAGTTCGCCATGGCGAGACAACATGGAACGCCGAGGGGCGTTACCAGGGACGAACGGACACCCATTTGGCGCCCGCTGGCATCGAGCAGGTGGCCGCACTTGGCGCCCGCTTGGCAGACGTCGACTTCGCCTATGCGGTGGCGTCTCCCTTGAGGCGGGCCCAGGATACGGCGCAGGCGATCTTGCGCGCAAATCGAGGGGCGGTCGTGCCAACTCTGCACACGGACGCCGACTTGATCGAAATTTCGCACGGCGCATGGGAAGGCAAGCTGGCGACCGATGTGAGCCGCGACGACGCCGCCATGTTCGCGGCGTGGCGCGGTCGCCCGCCGGCGACGATGGCGGCAGGGCCCGGAGGCGAATCGCTGGCGCATGTTGGGGTGCGCGCGGCGGCGGCGGTGCAGCGCGCGTGCGCGGCCGCAAGCGGCGAAAACATTCTCATCGTCGCGCATGACGCGGTGAATCGCGTCATCTTGTGCGATGCGCTCGGGCTGTCCTACGAGCACGTGTGGTCATTCGATCAGGCGCCAGCGACGTTGAATACGTTGCGCGGCGCGCGCGCGGGCGAGCTGATCGTGGTGCGACTTAACGACGCCTCGCACGTGTGCCCCATCGACGGCGATCGCGTGCATGGCGCGCTGTAG